The following DNA comes from Polynucleobacter sp. MG-6-Vaara-E2.
TAACTTACTTAATTGCGGGCATAGCGAATCGATAAAGCTTAGTGAGATATCAGCATCATTAACCAATGATTGCATGAGGAATTCAAGATTCTCAGGATGATTGTTATAGTTAGCTCGGTTTTGAGTCAAACAACTTTGCTCAGTTCCTTTTATGAGCTTAGCAATTAGCTCAAAGTAGTTTAATGGCAATTGATTAAGTGGTGTATTCCTGAGTAATCTTACGGTCTCTACTTCTTGACTATGATCTAAGGAAGATTTATTGGCGGCGCCAACATGGCCAAAGTCATGGCAAAGCATAGTTAGCAACAACAATAGTTTTTGAATATCAGAAAAGTTGTCTATATCTTGCAAATAAAAACCCATCGCAAGAATGGTATCGGCAAAATGCTGACGATTGTGGTAAGCAGGCTCAGTACCAAGCTTTTCCTGATGACTACCTTCACTCTCAACATAAGCAATCATTTGCTCTGAGATTCTCAAGAGATTTTGAGTGTGGGGATCATCTGATTTAGCTGATATACCAGCAATTAATTGCGCCTGAAGAAAACTCTTTGCTAGAGAATGCTCCGAATATCTTCGCGATTGAAGAATATTTTGAAAGTGATGTTTTTTTGAATTAGACACTTTATCTTTAGCACTATATTATCAATGTCAGATATATTTACTACTGCCCTTTTACCTGATAGCCTGCCCGCATTACTCCAGATCCCTGACCAATAGTAGTAGTTAGGGTTGACCACTTACCAGTTAAGCTACCTAGCGAGCCAAACTGGCCAATCATATTTAAGGTTGCTGATCCTGGTCCAGAGGTAGTCCCCATGGGTAATTGTACGTTTTGAGCATTTGCTGCTGTTAGGGCACTAAAGCTCGAACTTCCAGAACTCACTATGCTTCCAGTGGCGCCGTTAAAGTTGGCATAAGAAACGTTATAAGAGTTTGTCATCACAGAAGTTGAATAATTAAGTACAACTGTTTGCGAGTTGATAGTTGCAGTAGCGCCAGTTCCACAGTTCGTATTTTGACAGGCCATGCCAATGTTATTGGCGCTAAAACTAACATTGCCTAGTGGGCCCATTCTGCTATTAATAATGTCGCTTGCAGAATAAATGGTTGGAAATACTAAAAGTGCGTAATAGGTCGCAAAATCACTATTTATAAATTGTGACAAAGTGCTAGTTGGCACTATAGTACCTGGTGGCATACCAAAAGCTTTAACAATCCCTGCCGAAACTTCTGGGTTATTCGAAATAGCATCACTTAGTACGCTAGCACTTAGCATATTGCTATTGCCATTTAAAGCAGTTTGGGCATTGACTGCATTTGTAAAACTGGTTTTAAAGTTCTGAGCAGCAGCAGCACTTACATAACGACTAGCATCTACAGAATTAGCTAACTCAGCTGAAGATAGGCCTGAATTCGATTGGGTGTTTGATTGATTAGGGTTGTTTGAAGAGCTAGCTGCAGTCTGGGTATTTGGCGCCGTATTACTAGACCCCACTTTTTGAGTAATCCCTTTAAGTGTTTCAATAGGTACTAGCGATGGACTAGAAAGATTTCCCTGGGCACCAACCTGTACCCCCCAACCAGATTTACTCAATGTCGCTGTTGAGCTAGCACCCTGATTAGTACTGGTGATGCCAACAACGCCATGCAATAAAACGACGGTAGAAGACCCATTGGGCGCGACCTCACCGGCAACCCCAGTTCCGCGCACCGCAATCGTCGCATTTGGAATCGAGACTTTCATAGCGTCAGGATTGCCATTAGAGATCTTTCCCGAAACAAACTTAAATGCCCCGCGTTGAATACTGACATTCAACTCCGATTTATTGGGGTCATAGACAAACTTATCAATGATCAAGATACTGTTGGGTCCAATATTGAAAACAGACTGATCCTTGAGTAGAATCTGCAGTCGGTTTTGAGGGCCAGTCTTAATTTCATCATTCAAATAAATCGGCTGACCCGTTCCCGCGGATCGCCCAATGATCTTGCCTTCTAAAGATACGGTTTTAATAGTTGCTGGTTCATTAGCCAAAGCAATGATGCCTGACTGTGCTGGCATTTGATCTGCAAATGCGCCACCCATACCAATGCAAACAAGGAAAGAAAGATAAATTACCTGAGAAATGAGGAGGCGATGATTTATTAAGCTCATAGTCAATTTCCTAAAAATTGATTGCCTTACTTTCCTAAAATTTTATACCCATTACCAACACCCATATAAGCACTACCGCTATTAATGCTGGTATATACAGTGGCTAAGTTAGCCCTATTAGTGACATTTTGAAGCCCCACTGAAGTTAAAACGACATCCATTGCAGCGCTCACTGGCGCTGTAGAGACCTGTCCTGATACAGGCAAACTAACAATCGTTGGTGAACTCCAATTGATTGCTGTTGCACTATTTGAACCACTTACCGTTCCAGTGTACCCATTGAACTGATTAAAACTAATGTTGTAGTTGTTCGTTACAGTTGAATTTTGGAAATTGAAAATAAATGCATGGTTATTAATCGTTGCAGATCCCCCGCCACAGTTGACGCCCGGAATACAGCTCATTGCCACGTTTGTTGTACTAAATGTCACATTTCCTAAAGGACCAAGAACTGTAGGAGTTGCAATCGTTTGGGAGATAGTTTCAAGCGTAGGAAGCGTCTGGGCAGCTGTAAGTGCTGAGGCATAAGCACTTAAGGAGCTATTGGCAGCTGCCAATGCAGATGCAGAAGCTT
Coding sequences within:
- a CDS encoding FecR domain-containing protein, producing MSLINHRLLISQVIYLSFLVCIGMGGAFADQMPAQSGIIALANEPATIKTVSLEGKIIGRSAGTGQPIYLNDEIKTGPQNRLQILLKDQSVFNIGPNSILIIDKFVYDPNKSELNVSIQRGAFKFVSGKISNGNPDAMKVSIPNATIAVRGTGVAGEVAPNGSSTVVLLHGVVGITSTNQGASSTATLSKSGWGVQVGAQGNLSSPSLVPIETLKGITQKVGSSNTAPNTQTAASSSNNPNQSNTQSNSGLSSAELANSVDASRYVSAAAAQNFKTSFTNAVNAQTALNGNSNMLSASVLSDAISNNPEVSAGIVKAFGMPPGTIVPTSTLSQFINSDFATYYALLVFPTIYSASDIINSRMGPLGNVSFSANNIGMACQNTNCGTGATATINSQTVVLNYSTSVMTNSYNVSYANFNGATGSIVSSGSSSFSALTAANAQNVQLPMGTTSGPGSATLNMIGQFGSLGSLTGKWSTLTTTIGQGSGVMRAGYQVKGQ